A genomic window from Triticum urartu cultivar G1812 chromosome 7, Tu2.1, whole genome shotgun sequence includes:
- the LOC125524233 gene encoding protein RADIALIS-like 4 isoform X1 — MSSSWTFKQNKVFEDALAKYDKDTPDRWQNVAREVGDGKTVEDVKKHFAELEKDVDEIHTNGAGSSSNNIKGGSSRGGSSHGQRPRYLKSQ, encoded by the exons ATGAGTTCATCGTGGACATTCAAGCAGAACAAGGTGTTCGAGGATGCGCTGGCCAAGTACGACAAGGACACGCCAGACAGATGGCAGAATGTGGCGCGGGAGGTTGGCGACGGCAAGACGGTGGAGGATGTGAAGAAGCACTTCGCGGAGCTGGAAAAAGACGTGGACGAGATTCATACAAACGGTGccggcagcagcagcaacaacatcAAGGGCGGTTCCAGCCGCGGTGGCAGCAGCCATGGGCAGAG GCCAAGGTACCTGAAGAGCCAGTGA
- the LOC125520033 gene encoding U-box domain-containing protein 7-like, with translation MENNNDGMFGTPEHSSHPKVHSLMCSELKMMLDKVTSILPSIEAAQPGCKAGIEELCNLYSIVDKGKLIIQNCIECSSLYLAITGEATAMRCERIRNSMRRSLFLIQNMVPSMLADQVADVHNDLRNMKFLVDPAEEEAGKAVLKMLRHSDATEELEMHTFLLACSKLNLTSQKAMLIERRAIKKLLDKINGNDPKKEGILSFFLYLVRKYGKNSKPETGAKNGTASETTCTNVISSDTGAHRKCIPGVNSGTGRYDDQNNLSGLATPPPELCCPISMKLMHDPVIIASGQTYERENIERWFSKGYDTCPRTQVNLENFTITPNTCMQAVIYNWCKEQKLECTYLPEQFHNYSLSSLHDISAPLIAHKNFDYMIEHSGSSVALSGASYLSSPVRETDVPKTSFTRFYSNVNCQLYLSFCNFDKEMFLNLFQELSELPVELQRQSVKDLKAVLNSENEVWQSMISNGFLEAFLEFLQNDNLRSTLQAQKTGIYFFLTFLCNSRTRILSITEDAVRLIVSLVDSELKLEALLILHELLHHPICRESPLMASLVAPSVTVALDTGDNECLQLALKMIFELSSSNDVKSLLISPGIIAKLSTLLSEVSLTEYCLKIMRNLCEVKQAADLIIRSEHYIGSISDHLDTGSRSEQEHASVILHTVCSRSTEADRFLVMKEGVIPALVDLSVYGTEVAKASSIKLLQILGGSGVAHAAVDGGVESSPNGSICKQPISKSARYISRKLSIFSKPRSRNVL, from the exons ATGGAGAATAATAATGATGGAATGTTTGGTACACCTGAGCATAGCTCACATCCTAAG GTTCACAGCTTGATGTGCAGTGAGTTGAAAATGATGTTGGATAAAGTTACTTCTATTCTTCCATCAATAGAAGCGGCTCAACCAGGATGTAAAGCTGGCATAGAGGAACTATGCAATCTATACAGCATAGTTGACAAAGGGAAACTTATAATCCAGAACTGCATTGAGTGTAGTAGTCTTTATTTG GCTATTACGGGAGAAGCAACAGCAATGCGATGCGAAAGGATTAGAAACTCGATGAGGCGGAGCTTGTTCCTGATTCAGAATATGGTCCCGTCTATGTTGGCTGATCAG GTTGCTGATGTACATAATGATCTCCGAAATATGAAATTCCTTGTTGATCCAGCAGAAGAAGAAGCTGGAAAAGCGGTCTTGAAGATGCTTCGACATTCGGATGCAACTGAAGAACTTGAAATGCATACATTCCTTCTAGCATGTTCAAAGTTAAATCTGACATCACAGAAAGCTATGTTAATCGAAAGACGGGCAATCAAGAAATTACTAGATAAGATCAACGGCAACGATCCCAAAAAGGAAGGTATCCTCAGTTTTTTCCTGTATCTAGTCAGGAAGTACGGAAAGAACAGCAAGCCTGAGACAGGTGCAAAGAATGGAACTGCGAGTGAAACTACATGCACAAATGTAATTTCTAGTGACACCGGTGCACACAGAAAATGCATTCCAGGTGTGAACTCTGGGACAGGGAGATATGATGATCAGAATAATTTGTCAGGACTTGCTACACCACCTCCAGAGCTCTGCTGCCCAATATCTATGAAGCTGATGCATGATCCTGTGATAATAGCCTCTGGACAAACTTATGAAAGAGAAAATATCGAGAGGTGGTTCAGTAAAGGATACGATACTTGTCCTAGGACACAAGTAAATTTAGAAAACTTTACAATAACTCCAAATACTTGTATGCAGGCTGTTATTTACAACTGGTGCAAAGAACAGAAGCTTGAATGCACTTATTTGCCCGAGCAATTTCATAATTACTCCCTATCAAGTTTGCACGATATCTCGGCGCCCCTGATTGCTCACAAAAACTTTGATTACATGATCGAGCATAGCGGTTCATCAGTTGCATTATCTGGTGCTAGTTACTTATCATCCCCAGTTAGGGAAACAGATGTGCCAAAAACTAGTTTTACCCGGTTTTATTCAAATGTCAATTGCCAGTTGTATCTGTCCTTCTGCAACTTTGATAAGGAAATGTTTCTGAATTTGTTTCAAGAACTCTCAGAGCTCCCGGTGGAACTGCAAAGGCAGTCTGTCAAAGACTTAAAAGCTGTCCTGAATAGTGAAAATGAGGTTTGGCAGTCCATGATCTCCAATGGCTTTTTAGAAGCATTCCTTGAATTTCTTCAGAATGACAATCTCAGAAGCACATTACAAGCTCAGAAAACTGGAATTTATTTTTTCCTTACGTTTCTTTGCAATAGCAG GACTAGAATTTTATCTATCACTGAAGATGCAGTGCGGCTGATTGTATCGCTTGTTGATTCTGAGTTAAAGCTGGAAGCTTTGCTGATACTTCATGAACTGCTGCATCATCCAATTTGTCGGGAATCTCCTCTCATGGCCTCGCTTGTGGCTCCTTCTGTGACTGTAGCTTTGGATACTGGAGACAATGAGTGCTTGCAGCTCGCTCTAAAGATGATCTTCGAACTGTCATCCAGTAATGACGTAAAATCCTTACTTATTTCTCCAGGCATAATTGCCAAGCTGTCTACATTGCTCAGTGAAGTAAGCTTGACCGAGTATTGCCTGAAGATTATGCGGAACTTATGCGAAGTGAAACAAGCTGCTGATCTTATCATCAGATCAGAGCATTATATCGGTTCAATTTCAGATCATCTAGACACAGGAAGCCGCAGTGAGCAGGAGCATGCATCTGTTATCCTTCATACGGTATGTTCCCGCAGCACCGAGGCAGATCGTTTTCTTGTGATGAAGGAAGGTGTCATACCTGCCCTTGTTGATCTGTCGGTTTATGGAACTGAGGTGGCAAAAGCGTCTTCAATCAAGCTGCTTCAAATCTTGGGGGGCTCAGGGGTAGCTCATGCTGCTGTCGATGGTGGAGTAGAGAGCTCACCCAATGGGTCGATCTGCAAACAGCCGATATCCAAATCTGCTCGGTATATCTCAAGAAAGCTCAGCATTTTCTCAAAACCCCGGTCACGAAATGTCCTCTGA
- the LOC125524233 gene encoding protein RADIALIS-like 4 isoform X2 — MSSSWTFKQNKVFEDALAKYDKDTPDRWQNVAREVGDGKTVEDVKKHFAELEKDVDEIHTNGAGSSSNNIKGGSSRGGSSHGQR, encoded by the exons ATGAGTTCATCGTGGACATTCAAGCAGAACAAGGTGTTCGAGGATGCGCTGGCCAAGTACGACAAGGACACGCCAGACAGATGGCAGAATGTGGCGCGGGAGGTTGGCGACGGCAAGACGGTGGAGGATGTGAAGAAGCACTTCGCGGAGCTGGAAAAAGACGTGGACGAGATTCATACAAACGGTGccggcagcagcagcaacaacatcAAGGGCGGTTCCAGCCGCGGTGGCAGCAGCCATGGGCAGAGGTA G